A window of Juglans regia cultivar Chandler chromosome 7, Walnut 2.0, whole genome shotgun sequence contains these coding sequences:
- the LOC109015432 gene encoding probable sulfate transporter 3.4 gives MGVNSNRVEHLACPETTLRMHAELVVMPPLQIHNVCLPPEQTTFRKLKHSLAEIFFPDDPLYRFKNQTWFRKFILALQFFFPVFQWGSEYNISLLRSDVISGLTIASLAIPQGISYAKLANLPPIVGLYSSFVPPLIYAILGSSRHLGVGPVSIASLVMGSMLSEEISPNEDPITYLQLAFTATFFAGVFQASLGLLRLGFIIDFLSKATLVGFMAGAAVIVSLQQLKGLLRIVHFTSKMGIVPVISSILKQTDEWSWQTIVLGSGFLIFLLTTRHISIRKPKLFWVSAAAPLTSVVLSTLLVFLLKSKTQEIPIIGRLPKGLNPPSLNMLCFSGPHLAVAIKTGIITGILSLTEGIAVGRTFAALKNYQVDGNKEMMAIGLMNMAGSCSSCYVTSGSFSRSAVNYNAGAQTAVSNIVMASAVLVTLLFLMPLFYYTPTVILAAIIITAVIGLIDYQAAYKLWKVDKLDFVACLCSFLGVLFISVPTGLAIAVGVSVFKILLHVTRPNTMVLGNIRGTQIYQNLIRYRDASRVPSFLILAVESPIYFANSTYLQERILRWVREEEDWIKANNGSTLKCLILDMTAVTAIDTSGIDTICEIRKMLEKRSLQLVLANPVGSVTEKLDHSGILQSFKLNGLYLSVGEAVVHISSLWKAQP, from the exons ATGGGTGTCAACTCTAACAGAGTGGAACACCTTGCATGTCCAGAAACCACTCTGAGAATGCATGCAGAGTTGGTGGTAATGCCACCCTTGCAAATCCACAACGTTTGCTTGCCACCAGAGCAAACCACTTTCCGGAAACTCAAGCACAGTCTTGCCGAGATTTTCTTCCCCGACGACCCACTTTACAGATTCAAGAATCAAACATGGTTCAGGAAATTCATCCTGGCTCTTCAGTTTTTCTTCCCTGTGTTTCAGTGGGGGTCTGAGTACAATATTAGTCTTCTGAGGTCCGATGTCATATCTGGTCTGACAATTGCTAGCCTGGCTATCCCGCAG GGAATCAGTTATGCAAAGCTTGCCAATTTGCCACCTATAGTCGGGCTAT ATTCAAGCTTTGTGCCCCCACTGATATACGCCATCCTTGGAAGTTCCAGACATCTTGGCGTTGGCCCTGTCTCAATAGCATCTTTGGTCATGGGATCAATGCTAAGCGAAGAAATCTCTCCTAATGAAGATCCAATTACTTACCTTCAATTGGCCTTCACTGCCACCTTCTTTGCTGGTGTATTTCAGGCATCTCTAGGTCTATTAAG GTTAGgttttataattgattttctCTCAAAGGCAACTCTGGTTGGGTTTATGGCTGGTGCAGCAGTCATTGTGTCATTGCAACAGCTGAAAGGATTGCTCAGAATTGTCCATTTCACTAGCAAAATGGGGATTGTTCCTGTCATATCCTCTATTTTGAAGCAGACAGATGAG TGGTCTTGGCAAACCATTGTATTGGGTTCTGGTTTCCTCATCTTTCTGTTGACAACAAGGCATATC AGCATTAGGAAACCAAAGCTTTTTTGGGTCTCAGCAGCAGCACCATTAACTTCGGTTGTTCTCTCGACCCTACTAGTTTTCCTCCTCAAGTCCAAGACTCAGGAAATTCCAATT ATTGGCCGCTTGCCAAAGGGCCTTAATCCTCCTTCACTAAACATGCTATGCTTTAGTGGCCCCCATCTAGCCGTTGCTATCAAAACTGGCATCATAACTGGGATCTTATCTCTCACT GAAGGAATCGCTGTGGGGAGGACGTTTGCTGCTCTGAAAAATTACCAAGTAGATGGAAACAAAGAAATGATGGCTATTGGCCTTATGAACATGGCTGGTTCATGCTCCTCATGTTATGTTACTTCAG GATCGTTTTCTCGATCTGCTGTAAACTATAACGCTGGAGCTCAAACAGCAGTGTCGAATATAGTCATGGCTTCAGCTGTGCTTGTGACTCTGCTGTTTCTCATGCCACTATTTTATTACACTCCCACTGTCATCTTGGCGGCCATCATCATAACAGCTGTGATTGGGCTGATCGATTATCAGGCTGCATACAAGTTGTGGAAAGTCGACAAACTTGATTTCGTGGCTTGTTTGTGCTCCTTTCTTGGTGTTCTTTTCATTTCAGTGCCAACAGGTCTTGCCATTGCG GTTGGAGTTTCGGTTTTCAAGATTCTCTTGCATGTCACCAGGCCAAACACCATGGTTTTAGGGAATATCCGTGGTACTCAAATATACCAAAATCTCATCCGGTACAGAGATGCTTCAAGGGTTCCCTCGTTTCTCATTCTAGCTGTTGAGTCTCCCATCTACTTCGCAAACTCCACCTACCTGCAAGAAAG GATACTAAGATGGGTTCGAGAGGAGGAAGACTGGATAAAAGCAAATAATGGGAGTACATTGAAATGCTTAATTCTAGACATGACAG CTGTGACAGCCATAGATACAAGTGGTATCGACACAATATGTGAAATCAGAAAGATGCTGGAGAAAAGATCACTTCAg CTTGTGTTGGCAAATCCTGTTGGATCTGTGACGGAAAAGCTAGATCATTCAGGAATCTTGCAGTCCTTCAAGTTGAATGGACTCTATCTCTCTGTTGGAGAAGCTGTGGTCCATATATCGTCTTTGTGGAAGGCTCAGCCATGA
- the LOC118349031 gene encoding probable sulfate transporter 3.4, translating into MGVNSNRVEYLSCPETTLRIHTELVAMPPLQIHNVCLPPEQTTFQKLKHRLAEIFFPDDPLYRFKNQTWFRKFILALQFFFPVFQWGSEYNVSLLRSDVISGLTIASLAIPQGISYAKLANLPPIVGLYSSFVPPLIYAILGSSRHLGVGPVSIASLVMGSMLSEEISPNEDPITYLQLAFTATFFAGVFQASLGLLRLGFIIDFLSKATLVGFMAGAAVIVSLQQLKALLGIVHFTSKMGIVPVISSVLKQTDEWSWQTIVMGSGFLLFLLTTRHISIRKPKLFWVSAAAPLTSVVLSTLLVFLLKSKTQEIPIIGRLPKGLNPPSLNMLCFSGPHLAVAIKTGIITGILSLTEGIAVGRTFAALKNYQVDGNKEMMAIGLMNMAGSCSSCYVTTGSFSRSAVNYNAGAQTAVSNIVMASAVLVTLLFLMPLFYYTPTVILAAIIITAVIGLIDYQAAYKLWKVDKLDFVACLCSFLGVLFISVPTGLAIAVGVSVFKILLHVTRPNTMVLGNIRGTQIYQNLIRYRDASRVPSFLILAVESPIYFANSTYLQERILRWVREEEDWIKANNGSTLKCLILDMTAVTAIDTSGIDTICEIRKMLEKRSLQLVLANPVGSVTEKLDHSGILQSFKLNGLYLSVGEAVVHISSLWKAQP; encoded by the exons ATGGGTGTCAACTCTAACAGAGTGGAATACCTTTCATGTCCAGAAACCACTCTGAGAATACATACAGAGTTGGTGGCAATGCCACCCTTGCAAATCCACAACGTTTGCTTGCCACCAGAGCAAACCACATTCCAGAAACTCAAGCACAGGCTCGCCGAGATTTTCTTCCCCGACGACCCACTTTACAGATTCAAGAATCAAACATGGTTCAGGAAATTCATCCTGGCTCTTCAGTTTTTCTTCCCTGTGTTTCAGTGGGGGTCTGAGTACAATGTTAGTCTTCTGAGGTCCGATGTCATATCTGGTCTGACAATTGCTAGCCTGGCTATCCCGCAG GGAATCAGTTATGCAAAGCTTGCCAATTTGCCACCTATAGTCGGGCTAT ATTCAAGCTTTGTTCCCCCACTGATATACGCTATCCTTGGAAGTTCCAGACATCTTGGCGTTGGCCCTGTCTCAATAGCATCTTTGGTCATGGGATCAATGTTAAGTGAAGAAATCTCTCCTAATGAAGATCCAATTACTTACCTTCAATTGGCCTTCACTGCCACCTTCTTTGCTGGTGTATTTCAGGCATCTCTAGGTCTATTAAG GTTAGgttttataattgattttctCTCAAAGGCAACTCTGGTTGGGTTTATGGCTGGTGCAGCAGTCATTGTGTCATTGCAACAGCTGAAAGCATTGCTCGGAATTGTCCATTTCACTAGCAAAATGGGGATTGTTCCTGTCATATCCTCTGTTTTGAAGCAGACAGATGAG TGGTCTTGGCAAACCATTGTAATGGGTTCTGGTTTCCTCCTCTTTCTGTTGACAACAAGGCATATC AGCATTAGGAAACCAAAGCTTTTTTGGGTCTCAGCAGCAGCACCATTAACTTCGGTTGTTCTCTCGACCCTACTAGTTTTCCTCCTCAAGTCCAAGACTCAGGAAATTCCAATT ATTGGCCGCTTGCCAAAGGGCCTTAATCCTCCTTCACTAAACATGCTATGCTTTAGTGGCCCCCATCTAGCCGTTGCTATCAAAACTGGCATCATAACTGGGATCTTATCTCTCACT GAAGGAATCGCTGTGGGGAGGACGTTTGCTGCTCTGAAAAATTACCAAGTAGATGGAAACAAAGAAATGATGGCTATTGGCCTTATGAACATGGCTGGTTCATGCTCCTCATGTTATGTTACTACAG GATCGTTTTCTCGATCTGCTGTAAACTATAACGCTGGAGCTCAAACAGCAGTGTCGAATATAGTCATGGCTTCAGCTGTGCTTGTGACTCTGCTGTTTCTCATGCCACTATTTTATTACACTCCCACTGTCATCTTGGCGGCCATCATCATAACAGCTGTGATTGGGCTGATCGATTATCAGGCTGCATACAAGTTGTGGAAAGTCGACAAACTTGATTTCGTGGCTTGTTTGTGCTCCTTTCTTGGTGTTCTTTTCATTTCAGTGCCAACAGGTCTTGCCATTGCG GTTGGAGTTTCGGTTTTCAAGATTCTCTTGCATGTCACCAGGCCAAACACCATGGTTTTAGGGAATATCCGTGGTACTCAAATATACCAAAATCTCATCCGGTACAGAGATGCTTCAAGGGTTCCCTCGTTTCTCATTCTAGCTGTTGAGTCTCCCATCTACTTCGCAAACTCCACCTACCTGCAAGAAAG GATACTAAGATGGGTTCGAGAGGAGGAAGACTGGATAAAAGCAAATAATGGGAGTACATTGAAATGCTTAATTCTAGACATGACAG CTGTGACAGCCATAGATACAAGTGGTATCGACACAATATGTGAAATCAGAAAGATGCTGGAGAAAAGATCACTTCAg CTTGTGTTGGCAAATCCTGTTGGATCTGTGACGGAAAAGCTAGATCATTCAGGAATCTTGCAGTCCTTCAAGTTGAATGGACTCTATCTCTCTGTTGGAGAAGCTGTGGTCCATATATCGTCTTTGTGGAAGGCTCAGCCATGA
- the LOC108984480 gene encoding transcription repressor OFP14 produces MPKKLQKSLQDYLNKIKKPSPPLQFTINNSFSSSKNWILSSCKHPTKTLSFAIGRNQDKQLVEKKLDNNDNKAARLSDVDRFLFENFKSLCTKDDEDQNYDEKKADKESHDHEGENPSGVLFGSPRFMDPPPDLCGSHRFFINPGLSSSLMEESRTSMTATSEDAGSTSTSTTTVNDSSTTSASDHAKDIKLPDDSIAVLAYSSSPYEDFQRSMQEMVEAFVHNNGMVDWNFMEELLFCYLNLNEKKSYRYILSAFVDLIVNLRQNSNGFSVRSRNIARSTVRFAERSERMRRKTISESK; encoded by the coding sequence ATGCCCAAGAAGCTTCAAAAATCTCTCCAAGATTACCTCAACAAGATCAAAAAACCCTCCCCACCCCTCCAATTCACCATTAATAATTCCttctcatcttccaaaaattgGATCCTCTCCAGTTGCAAGCACCCCACCAAGACTCTCTCCTTCGCCATAGGCCGTAACCAAGACAAGCAGCTGGTCGAAAAGAAGCTGGACAACAACGACAACAAGGCAGCAAGGTTGTCCGATGTCGACCGCTTCCTCTTCGAGAATTTCAAGTCTCTGTGCACAAAAGACGATGAAGATCAAAATTACGATGAAAAGAAGGCCGATAAAGAAAGTCATGATCATGAAGGCGAAAACCCTAGTGGGGTTTTGTTTGGATCGCCTCGTTTCATGGACCCGCCACCGGATCTTTGTGGGTCACACCGGTTCTTCATCAACCCCGGCTTGTCGAGCTCGCTCATGGAGGAATCCCGAACTAGCATGACCGCCACGTCCGAGGACGCAGGCTCGACTTCCACGTCAACTACAACAGTAAACGATTCCTCGACGACAAGTGCTAGTGACCATGCAAAGGATATCAAGCTTCCCGACGATTCCATTGCTGTCCTAGCGTATTCTTCGAGTCCGTACGAGGATTTCCAACGGTCGATGCAAGAGATGGTCGAAGCCTTTGTCCACAACAACGGAATGGTTGATTGGAATTTCATGGAGGAGCTTTTGTTTTGTTACCTAAACCTAAACGAGAAGAAATCTTACAGGTACATACTCAGTGCTTTCGTTGATTTGATCGTCAATTTGCGTCAGAATTCGAACGGCTTTTCGGTGAGATCACGGAATATTGCTCGTAGTACTGTTCGATTTGCTGAAAGATCAGAGAGGATGAGGAGGAAAACAATTAGCGAGTCCAAGTAA
- the LOC109015215 gene encoding uncharacterized protein LOC109015215, producing the protein MATNHGSEERRRRILERGSDRMALITGQIKTLPTSPPAPYQSIISSSSDPPHQHHHHGDDGSNHHLRADAVVKDYTSDDTLLNKESTDEDSSGNKFVIGSQGEPQLNKGSTGIEAQEIQTTLDNGVKTIVQKTSTERDQQLPKPRRRQPRLFTSKRIHSCIVASENTRVTCSLIIAFLVVFSYVDYPLFGRNIVNSKSVVASRPLYILLLTDVTIVFARVYLEKRREFDEAEEERVALQEDGQNWEKAEKVLERGLVAYQAIRAIFIDCSVYAVVVICGLSLL; encoded by the exons ATGGCGACCAACCATGGCAgcgaagaaagaagaagaagaatcttaGAGAGAGGGTCGGATCGTATGGCTCTCATTACAGGCCAAATCAAAACTCTCCCAACATCGCCACCAGCACCATACCAATCAataatatcatcatcatcagaccCTCCTCATCAACACCATCATCATGGGGATGATGGTTCTAATCATCATCTTAGGG CAGATGCTGTGGTTAAGGATTATACCTCTGATGATACATTGCTGAATAAGGAGAGTACGGATGAAGATTCCAGTGGAAATAAGTTTGTCATAGGAAGCCAAGGAGAGCCTCAGTTGAACAAAGGCAGCACTGGTATAGAAGCTCAAGAAATTCAGACTACTTTGGATAATGGGGTCAAAACAATAGTTCAAAAGACCTCAACAGAGAGGGACCAGCAGCTTCCAAAACCACGAAGGCGTCAACCTAGACTTTTCACTTCCAAGAGAATACATTCCTGCATTGTAGCTTCTGAGAATACACGCGTCACTTGTTCTCTCATAATAGCATTCTTGGTTGTTTTTTCTTACGTTGACTACCCATTATTTGGAAGGAACATAGTGAATTCGAAGAGTGTTGTAGCCTCAAGGCCTCTTTACATACTCTTGCTGACTGATGTAACGATTGTGTTTGCAAGAGTGTACcttgagaagagaagagaatttGATGAGGCAGAGGAAGAACGAGTGGCACTTCAAGAAGATGGACAGAACTGGGAAAAGGCAGAGAAGGTTTTGGAAAGAGGCCTGGTGGCGTATCAGGCTATCCGTGCCATTTTCATTGACTGCAGTGTTTATGCAGTCGTTGTCATCTGTGGCCTCTCTCTGCTGTAG